CGGGCGCGGCCATCAACGATACCGGCAGCCTGCGCATGCGCGCCAACCGCGTGGCGGTGGAGCTGATGCGGCCGCAGGAAGGGCGCAAGGCGCGCACCGACGAGCAGATCCTGCTCATGGACGAGACCATCGCGCGGCTGGCCAAGGGCAATCCGGCCAGGCCGCTGTTCATTCCCAATGACGAAGGCATCCGCAGGCAGTGGAGCGAGGTGGCCGGCTACTGGCGCGAGATCATGAAGCCCTCGGCCTTGCGCGCCCTCGGCCGGCCCGACGCCGCCTACTACCTGGAGACGCTGCCCGAGTTCGTGGCCAAGGCCGACACGCTGGTGCGCATGATCGAGCAGGACAACGCCGGCAAGACCACGATGCTGCGCTTGTCGCAGGGCGTGCTGGCGGCGATCGCCAGCGCCGGCACGCTGGCCATGATCTATCTGCTGTACCTGTGGATCATCTCGCCCGTGCTGCGCCTGCGCGACGGTTTGCAGCGCATGGCGGCGCGCGAGTTCAGCACCCGGCTGCCGGTGGAAAGCCGCGACGAATTCGGCGTGCTGGCGCGCGGCTTCAACCGCATGGCCGACGAGCTGCAAGGGCTGTACACCGGGCTGGAGCAGCGGGTGGAGCAGAAGACGGCCCAGCTGGCGGCGCAGAACCGCGACATCGGCGCGCTCTACGACATGGCAGCCTTCCTCAACCAGCCCAACGAGATCGAGGCGCTGTGCGACGGCTTCCTGCGGCGCGTCATGCTGCAATTCGACGCCGAGGGCGGCAGCATCCGGGCGCTCGACCCGAACAACGAAAAGCTCAACCTGATGGTGTCGGTCGGACTGTCGGACGCGCTGGTCGAGTCCGAGCACTGCATGCGCGTGGATGACTGTTATTGCGGCGTCGCCACCCGCCAGGCCGGGGTGATCGTGATCCAGGACTTCCGCCACGCGCCGCCCGGCCTGGACCTGAACTGCCAGCGCGAGGGCTTCGCCAGCGTGGCCGTGTTCCGCATCGTCGCGCGCGACGAGGTGCTGGGCTCGTATTCGCTGCATTTCCGCAGCCAGCGCAAGCTCGCGCCTGCCGAATCGCAGCTGCTCGAAACCTTGGGCCAGCACCTGGGCGTGGCGCTGGACAACCGCCGCCTGAGCGCCCAGGCGCGGCAGCTGGCGGTGGTGCAGGAGCGCGGGCTGGTGGCGCAGGGGCTGCACGACAGCCTGGCGCAGGGCCTGAATTTCCTGAACCTGCAATTGCAGATGCTGGACGGCGCGGTCAAGCGCGGCGACGCCGCCGAGGTCGAGGAAATCCTGCCGCTGCTGCGCACCGGCGTGGACGAAAGTTACCAGGATGTGCGCGAGCTGCTGACCAATTTCCGCAGCAAGCTGTCGCAGGGCGATCTATACGTGGCGATCGAGGACACCGTGGACCGCTTCCGTCGCCAGACCGGCATGGATACCGAGCTGGCAGTGGGCGAGCGCCAGGGCGCGCCGTTGGCGCCGGACCAGCAGTTGCAGGTGCTGTTCATCCTGCAGGAGGCGTTGTCGAACGTGCGCAAGCACTCCGAGGCCGCGCGCGTGCGCGTCGAGGTCGAGGACGGGCGCGATTTCGTGCTCGACATCAGCGACGACGGGCAGGGCTACGACGCCGAGGAAGTGGCCGCTCGTGGCGAGGCGCATGTGGGCCTGCACATCATGCGCGAACGCGCGGCGCGGATGCGCGCCGTGATAAAACTCGAATCGCGGCCGGGTCAGGGCACGCGAGTCCTCTTGACCCTGCCCGGAGCCGAACGCCAGGCCGCCTAGAGGGAGGTGGCCCACCCCCGAAGCGCTGCGCGCTTCCCACCTGGGCGGCCCCCCTCCAGGGGGCGTCGCCGCGGACCGGCAAAGCCGGCTCCGCGCGACCCGGCGGAGCTGAGCCACGGCCTGCGAGACGGGGGGGCGGTGCTTTCCATAACTGAACGATGCAATAACATGTCCATCCGAATCCTTCTTGTCGATGACCACACGCTGTTTCGCTCGGGCCTGCGGCTGCTGTTGCAGCGCCAGCCCGATTTCGAGATCGTGGCCGAGGCCGGCGACGGCGTCGAGGGCCTGAAGCGGGCCAAGGAACTCAAGCCCGACGTGGTGCTGCTGGACCTGAACCTGCCGGGCCTGTCCGGCCTGGAAACGCTGCAGCTGCTGGTGCAGGACCTGCCTTCCTGTGCGGTCATCATCCTGACCGTCTCGGAAGAGGCCGACGAGCTGGGGCAGGCGCTGCGCGACGGCGCGCGCGGCTATCTGGTCAAGAACATCGACGCCGAGGCGCTCACCAGCGCGATCCGGCGCGCGGCGGGCGGCGAGCCGGTCATCGCGCAAAGCATGACCGCCAAGCTGGTCGAGCAGTTCCGTGGCCAGGCCCAGGCCGGCGCGCAGCCGGCGGGGCAGGGCGAGCGCCAAAGGCTGACCGCGCGCGAGACGCAGATCGTGCAGTATCTGGCGCGCGGCGCCAGCAACAAGGTCATCGCGCGCGAGCTGGACGTGAGCGAGAGCACGGTCAAGATCCATGTGCAGAATGTGCTGAAGAAGCTCAACCTCACCAGCCGCGTGCAGGTCGCCGTGTACGCGGTGGAACACGGGCTGCACGTCGAGGAATGAGCGCGCGGCGCGCGCGCCCGCCGGCGGACTGATGCGCCGCAAACGCCGGCCCGCCGCCGTTTGATCTGCGACAAGGCCGCGCCCGGCACCGGCCCCTAGACTGGCCGGCATGCAAACGCGAACCTCACCCATGGAACTGGTGGCTCCGGCCGGCAGCCTGGCCGCGCTCAAATCCGCTATCGAAGCGGGCGCGGACACGGTCTACCTGGGCCTCAAGAACGCCACCAATGCCCGCAACTTCGCCGGGCTGAATTTCACCGAAAACGACATCCGCGCCGGCGTCGAGCTGGCCCATGCGCGCGGGCGGCAGGTCCTTTTCGCCATCAACACTTTCGTGCAGGCCGGGCGCGGCGAGGAATGGCGCGCGGCGGTGGACGCGGCCCATTCGCTGGGCGCGGATGCCGTCATCATGGCCGACGCGGGCCTGCTGGGCTATGCCAGCGACCGCTATCCCGACCTGCGGCTGCACCTGTCGGTGCAGGGCTCGGCCACGCACGCCGACGCCATCGAGCTGATGAAGGAGCAGTTCGGCATCAAGCGCGTGGTGCTGCCGCGCGTGCTGACGCTGGCCGAGATCGCCCGCATCTGCGGACAGGTCAGCGTCGAGGTCGAGGTGTTCGGCTTCGGCAGCCTGTGCGTGATGGCCGAGGGCCGCTGCCTGCTGTCGTCCTACGCCACCGGCGATTCCCCCAACAACAAGGGCGTCTGTTCGCCCGCGCACGCGGTGCGCTGGGTGGAGGACAAGGGCCGCATGGACGCGCGCCTGAACGGCATCCTGATCGACCGTTACGAGCCGGGTGAGCCAGCCGCCTATCCGACGCTGTGCAAGGGTCGCTTCAAGGTCGATGGCGCCGACGACCACGCGCTGGAGGAACCCACCAGCCTGAACGCCATCGGCCTCTTGCCCCGGCTGGCCGAGATGGGCGTGTCCGCCGTCAAGATCGAAGGGCGGCAGCGCAGCCCGGCCTATGTGACGCAGGTGGTGTCCACGCTGCGCGCCGCGCTGGACAGCGCGCACGCCGACGCCGCGCGCTTCTCTCCGCGCCCCGAATGGAACGCCATGCTGGCGCGCCATGCCGAGGGCTCCCAAGTCACCCAAGGCGCATTCGAACGTCCATGGAAATGAACGCAACCCCGGCATTTAGCATCTCCGTCGGCCCCTTGCTGTATTACTGGCCGCGCCAGCAGACGCTGGACTTCTACGCCGACCTGGCCGACGGCCCGGCCGACATCATCTACGTGGGCGAGACGGTGTGCAGCCGCCGCCATGAACTGCGCGCCGAGGACTGGCTGGACCTGGCGCGCGACCTGCGCGCCACCGGCAAGACCGTGGTGCTGTCGGGCCGCACCCTGATCGAGACCGGCTCCGAGGCCGGCGCGCTGCGCAAGCTGTGCGAACAGCAGGACTTCCTGATCGAGGCCGGCGAGGTGGGCGCGCTGCGCCACCTGGGCGGCCGTCCCTTCGTGGCCGGGCCGCACATGAACGCCTATCACGGCGGCACGCTGGACTGGCTGGCCAGCCGTGGCGCGGTGCGC
The Achromobacter sp. AONIH1 DNA segment above includes these coding regions:
- a CDS encoding type IV pili methyl-accepting chemotaxis transducer N-terminal domain-containing protein is translated as MTPIDSRTDPGGLPSPRHRLSTRIIATSLAALVVVLSMISWTLWLSWQLEGAGAAINDTGSLRMRANRVAVELMRPQEGRKARTDEQILLMDETIARLAKGNPARPLFIPNDEGIRRQWSEVAGYWREIMKPSALRALGRPDAAYYLETLPEFVAKADTLVRMIEQDNAGKTTMLRLSQGVLAAIASAGTLAMIYLLYLWIISPVLRLRDGLQRMAAREFSTRLPVESRDEFGVLARGFNRMADELQGLYTGLEQRVEQKTAQLAAQNRDIGALYDMAAFLNQPNEIEALCDGFLRRVMLQFDAEGGSIRALDPNNEKLNLMVSVGLSDALVESEHCMRVDDCYCGVATRQAGVIVIQDFRHAPPGLDLNCQREGFASVAVFRIVARDEVLGSYSLHFRSQRKLAPAESQLLETLGQHLGVALDNRRLSAQARQLAVVQERGLVAQGLHDSLAQGLNFLNLQLQMLDGAVKRGDAAEVEEILPLLRTGVDESYQDVRELLTNFRSKLSQGDLYVAIEDTVDRFRRQTGMDTELAVGERQGAPLAPDQQLQVLFILQEALSNVRKHSEAARVRVEVEDGRDFVLDISDDGQGYDAEEVAARGEAHVGLHIMRERAARMRAVIKLESRPGQGTRVLLTLPGAERQAA
- a CDS encoding response regulator transcription factor gives rise to the protein MSIRILLVDDHTLFRSGLRLLLQRQPDFEIVAEAGDGVEGLKRAKELKPDVVLLDLNLPGLSGLETLQLLVQDLPSCAVIILTVSEEADELGQALRDGARGYLVKNIDAEALTSAIRRAAGGEPVIAQSMTAKLVEQFRGQAQAGAQPAGQGERQRLTARETQIVQYLARGASNKVIARELDVSESTVKIHVQNVLKKLNLTSRVQVAVYAVEHGLHVEE
- a CDS encoding peptidase U32 family protein, whose protein sequence is MQTRTSPMELVAPAGSLAALKSAIEAGADTVYLGLKNATNARNFAGLNFTENDIRAGVELAHARGRQVLFAINTFVQAGRGEEWRAAVDAAHSLGADAVIMADAGLLGYASDRYPDLRLHLSVQGSATHADAIELMKEQFGIKRVVLPRVLTLAEIARICGQVSVEVEVFGFGSLCVMAEGRCLLSSYATGDSPNNKGVCSPAHAVRWVEDKGRMDARLNGILIDRYEPGEPAAYPTLCKGRFKVDGADDHALEEPTSLNAIGLLPRLAEMGVSAVKIEGRQRSPAYVTQVVSTLRAALDSAHADAARFSPRPEWNAMLARHAEGSQVTQGAFERPWK